A stretch of DNA from Saccharospirillum mangrovi:
ATCTGGATTTTGAAGCCATTGCCGAGTTGCAGCCGGATCTGATCATCGGCGTCTCTTCCGGCATGACCGAGCGCGAATACCAACAATTAAGCCGCATCGCGCCGACCTTGCCGCAGTCCGGCGAGTACATCGATTACGGCGTGCCGTGGGATGTGCGCACCCGCACCATTGGCAAGGCGCTGGGCCAGTTTGAACAGGCCGACGCTCTCGTTAACCGACTCGATGCCCGCATCGACGCGCTGCGCGACAGCCACCCGGAATTCCACGGCAAAACCGCCGCTGTTGCCTTCTATTACAACGGCGACATTGGCGCTTACACCTCCAGCGATTTGCGCAGCCGGTTGTTGGTGCGTCTGGGCTTTGACATTCCGGCGGCGTACGACGACATCGCCGGCGACGCCTTTTACGCCTCCTTCAGTGAAGAACGCATCGATTTGTTGGACGTCGATGCCTTGATCTGGCTGTCCGGCGGCGATGCACTGAAAACCAGCGACGCCCTGACACTGCGACCGACGTTGCGCGCCTATCAGCAAGGCCGGGAGATTTTTGTCGGCGATTTGCTGGCCGGTGCCTATTCCTTTTTCAGCCCGCTGAGTCTGGATTACGTGTTGGACGAACTGGTGCCGGAACTGGCGTTGGCGGTCGATGGCGACCCCAGCACCCTTGTGCCGTCGTCGGCGCAGTGAGGTAAATATGGCCCGCGTCGCGCGTTTGCATTGGGTGCCCAGTCTGGCCGATTCGCTGGCCCGGATGGCGTCGGTATCCGAACATCTGCAATCTGATGTCGGTCCGCTGGACGGCGAATGGGTGGCGTATGCCGATTTGCTGTCGGAACACTCGCCGTTACGCGATGCGCTGTTGGCGGGCGAAGCCGAACGTTGTCCGGGTCTCGACGCCAAAGGCCAGGTTGCCTTTTTGCTGGGTGGCGTGGCGCACTATGTGTTGATCGTCTTGGCGCCGCTGTTGATGTTGGGGCGTCAGGTGCCGCTGTTGCAGCCCGATCGTCTGGCGTTTCGCACCCGTCAGGTGCCGTATCAGCACGGCGGCGAGACCCTGACCTATCAAGCCATCGATTGGCGCTTTCTCAGCGAACAATTCTGGACCGACCAACACGGCGAGTTGCCCCACGGCGGCTTCGGAGTGGCGTCTGCGCAGGCGTTGCGCGCCCAGTTGAATGCCCAATTGGAAGTCATGTTCGAGCCGTTGATTGCACGGCTGAAATCGATCAGCAAGCTGAGCCAGGGCGCCCAATGGCGCATCGTGGCCGATTCGCTGGCTGGCGCCTTTCTCAGTACCGGTCAGGCGATCAATCTGGAAGCGCAGGCTTGTGCCGAGGCCGACGCCTTGATCGCCGATCCGCTGGCGGCCATCCACAATTCAAAAACCGGGTTTGTGGAGATTGCGGTCGATCATCCCAGCAAGCCAGGCCAGCCGATTCGTCGCACCTACCGCGCCCGTGGCGGTTGCTGCCGCTATTACACCGCCGACAGCGGCCATCTGTGCGCGACCTGTGTGTTGATCAAACCGGACGAACGCGATGAACGGTTGCGCAACCATTTGCGTCATCACGCGCACGATTGAAACCTTCAGTCTGAAATGTGGAACTGATCACAAATTACTCTTTGCAAATGATAATAATTATCGTTAATATCATTTTCGAAGGTCGATTCAGTACCCAGTCGGCGGTTAGGAGCACGGTCCGCATACCGCCGAACATGGACGACCCCGCTGTGATTTCCCGTTTACTCTCCCTCTGTCGTGATCGGGTCTGGCTGAAGCGGAGCAGGAAGCTGGGGTACTGAATGGTTGCCGGCCGGGATGGGTGGGCGAACATGCATCCCGGCCGGTCTTTTTTACCGGTCGCCTTTTGCGCCAAGGAACTGCGTTATGGACATCAAAATCAAACTGCTGTCATTGCTGTGCGTCAGCGCGCTGTTTTCCGCCTCGATTGCGATTGCGCAGTTCTGGCAACAAGGCATCAGCGCGTTCTGATTCCGGTATCACACGGCGCCGGTTGCGGCCCGTCGTTGCAGCCGGATGTAGACCAACGTAGCGAACGCCAGCGCGGCAATGGCAACGAGTTGCAAACGGAAAGCCGCAGTCAGCCCCACCAGTAACCCCTCCGTCAAACCCATCTGATGCACCACCAGGCCATAAAACGCCGGGCCGAAACACAGACAAATCTGTTGCGCCGTACTCAACACCGCTGAGGCGCTGCCGGCTTGTTCGGCAGGCACTTGCGACAAGCCAATGCGGAAGAAACTGCCCAGCACCAACGCCTGACCAAAACCGAGCAAGGCGGTACTGCCAATCAATTGCGCTGCATCCGGCTGCGGCCAGATGGCGGCCAGGGCCAGCGGCAGCCAGACCAATCCCAACAGCGTCAGCACGCATCCGAACAACAGGGTGTTCAGCAAACCCAGGCGAGCGGTGATGCGGGCGCTGACGTAGGACGCAACAAAGAAGGCAATGCCACAGGCGATAAAGGCATCGCCCGATTGCTGCGCCGTCATGCCCAGGCCCATTTGGAAACTCAGTGCCAGGCAAAACATCATGCCGCTGACGTAGGTGAAGAAGAACAACGCCAGCACCAGACCAAAACGAACCGAACCGGTTTGCATCAACGATGGCGGAATCAGCGGCCAGCGGCCTTGCTGTTCTTTGCGACGTTCCAGTTGGAAGAACAGCGGCAACAGCGCAAAGCCGATCAGCATCAAGACGAAACACCAGCGCGGCCAATTAAGCAGCGGTCCAATCGCCAGAGGTGACAGAATGGCAGCGATGGCAAGCGCCAACAGCAAGGTGCCACTAACATCAAAACCCGCCGGCTGCCCGGATCGCGTTTGCGGAATAAAGCGCGGGCCGAGCAACAACACCAGCAGACACACCGGCACGTTGACCAGAAAAATTCCGCGCCAGCCGCTGCCAGCGATGTCCGCTGCGATGATCCAGCCGCCGAGAATCTGACCGATCAAAAACGACAGGCCAATGACCGCGCCAAAGATGCCAATAGCGTTGGAATGCGCCCGGCCACTGAGTGACACGTGAATGGTCGCCAACACCTGCGGGATGATCAGTCCGCCGGCAACACCCTGTAGAAAACGGCCGGTCAGCAGCCAGGGAATGTTGGTCGCCAGGCCACAGAACAGCGACGCCAAACCAAACAGCGCCACACCAACATTGAGCATCCGGCGGCGGCCGAAACGGTCGCCACTGCGGCCACCGAACGCCAGCGTTAACGCCAGTGCCAGGCTGTAAACACTCATCAGCAATTCCAGTTCAATCTGGCTGGCATTGAGACTGGCGCTGATGGTGTTAAGCGCCACATTAATAATGGAGACATCGATTAGGGGCAGCATCTGCCCGCACAACAGTAATAACAGGCCGAGCCGGCCCAGACGTTGAGACGTGGTTGCAGTCATTCAGGTTCCTTGATTCACACCGAAAGGTCGCGCATTATCGGCGCCGTGTTAAACAGGTACCAGTAAGCAGTTATCCTGGTATCAAAACTAACAGGAACTGCCATGACCACCGCCGCTCAATCGATCCACGGCCAGGCTTTGGCCAACTTTCTGCGCAGCCGCCGCGAGAGTCTCGACCCGATCCGTCTTGGCCTGCCGCGCCAGGGCCGTCGTCGCACGCCGGGTTTGCGGCGTGAGGAAGTGGCGCAACTCGCGAACGTCAGCACCACCTGGTACACCTGGCTGGAACAAGGTCGGGAGGTGCGGCCGTCGGCGGCGACCTTGCTCGCCATTGCCGAGGCGCTGCAATGCAACCGGGCCGAGACCGATCATCTGTTCAGTCTGGCGCAACTGGCGCTGCCCAATCGCGAGTCCGGCGACGCCGACCCGATGCTGGAAGCCTGCCAGAAGATGCTCGATAAACTGTTGCCGTACCCGGCGTATCTGCAGAACGCGCGCTCAGACTATCTGGCCTGGAACGCCGCCATCGACCGCTTCTATGGCTTCAAACTCGGCGACTTGGACGACATCGAACGCAACTCCATTTTCCTCGCATTCAACAACGCCCAATTGCGCAGTCGTTTTACTCAGGCCGAAGTGGCGTTGCCGAGAATGGTGGGGCGGTTTCGCAGCCAGATGAGCGCACACGAAGGCGACCCGGCCTGGCAGGCACGGTTGGACAGCCTGATGCGAAACGAGGAATTTCGGGAGTGTTGGCAACGCTATGAAATCAGCGGCGTGGAAAACATGCTCAAAGAAGCCAACCACCCCGAGTTCGGCGTCTTACGCTTTCAGGTGTTGAACTGGTGGACGGCGCCACGCAATGGCGACCGCATGATGGTGTACATGCCGCAGGACGACGCCACCGACGCCAAACTGCACCAACTGATGGCTCAGCCAGACTGAGCGTCGAGCTGGAAAAACCCTTCGGCCGACAACTGCTGACTGAGCCAGGGCAGACAGTTGCGCAATTGCTCCGCCAGTAAATACGGCGGATTCAGTACGAACATGCCTGAGCCGGTCATGCCGTAGTCGTCGCTGTCCGGCGCGACATTCAGTTCCGCTACCAGCCATTCGGCGCTGAGCTTTTTCAGTTTGCGCACCAGGGTATCGCTGCGTTCGCGTTGGGCGATGGGGTACCAGACCAGCGCGCACAGTTGCGGAAATTTGCGCGTCACCGTTGCCAGCGTTTCGGCCACCTGATCGTAATCGGTTTTGATTTCATAGGGCGGATCGATCAACACCAGTGCACGTCTTTCCTTCGGCGGCATCGCCGACAACAAGCCATCAAAACCATCGCGCT
This window harbors:
- a CDS encoding iron-siderophore ABC transporter substrate-binding protein; this translates as MSFALRVVVVVSLLLSGFARAESAFPVTLEHKYGSTTINAEPVRVVSVGFSDQDDILALGVKPVAVREWYGDMPYATWPWAQDELGDAQPVVLGSRDLDFEAIAELQPDLIIGVSSGMTEREYQQLSRIAPTLPQSGEYIDYGVPWDVRTRTIGKALGQFEQADALVNRLDARIDALRDSHPEFHGKTAAVAFYYNGDIGAYTSSDLRSRLLVRLGFDIPAAYDDIAGDAFYASFSEERIDLLDVDALIWLSGGDALKTSDALTLRPTLRAYQQGREIFVGDLLAGAYSFFSPLSLDYVLDELVPELALAVDGDPSTLVPSSAQ
- a CDS encoding MFS transporter; the protein is MTATTSQRLGRLGLLLLLCGQMLPLIDVSIINVALNTISASLNASQIELELLMSVYSLALALTLAFGGRSGDRFGRRRMLNVGVALFGLASLFCGLATNIPWLLTGRFLQGVAGGLIIPQVLATIHVSLSGRAHSNAIGIFGAVIGLSFLIGQILGGWIIAADIAGSGWRGIFLVNVPVCLLVLLLGPRFIPQTRSGQPAGFDVSGTLLLALAIAAILSPLAIGPLLNWPRWCFVLMLIGFALLPLFFQLERRKEQQGRWPLIPPSLMQTGSVRFGLVLALFFFTYVSGMMFCLALSFQMGLGMTAQQSGDAFIACGIAFFVASYVSARITARLGLLNTLLFGCVLTLLGLVWLPLALAAIWPQPDAAQLIGSTALLGFGQALVLGSFFRIGLSQVPAEQAGSASAVLSTAQQICLCFGPAFYGLVVHQMGLTEGLLVGLTAAFRLQLVAIAALAFATLVYIRLQRRAATGAV
- a CDS encoding helix-turn-helix transcriptional regulator; the protein is MTTAAQSIHGQALANFLRSRRESLDPIRLGLPRQGRRRTPGLRREEVAQLANVSTTWYTWLEQGREVRPSAATLLAIAEALQCNRAETDHLFSLAQLALPNRESGDADPMLEACQKMLDKLLPYPAYLQNARSDYLAWNAAIDRFYGFKLGDLDDIERNSIFLAFNNAQLRSRFTQAEVALPRMVGRFRSQMSAHEGDPAWQARLDSLMRNEEFRECWQRYEISGVENMLKEANHPEFGVLRFQVLNWWTAPRNGDRMMVYMPQDDATDAKLHQLMAQPD
- a CDS encoding (2Fe-2S)-binding protein, translating into MARVARLHWVPSLADSLARMASVSEHLQSDVGPLDGEWVAYADLLSEHSPLRDALLAGEAERCPGLDAKGQVAFLLGGVAHYVLIVLAPLLMLGRQVPLLQPDRLAFRTRQVPYQHGGETLTYQAIDWRFLSEQFWTDQHGELPHGGFGVASAQALRAQLNAQLEVMFEPLIARLKSISKLSQGAQWRIVADSLAGAFLSTGQAINLEAQACAEADALIADPLAAIHNSKTGFVEIAVDHPSKPGQPIRRTYRARGGCCRYYTADSGHLCATCVLIKPDERDERLRNHLRHHAHD